A window of Candidatus Krumholzibacteriia bacterium genomic DNA:
CGATGCCACGAGCGGACCACTCGCCCAGGCCGGGAACAGCATGGCCGTGGCCTGGGCCGACTTCGACGGTGACGGGGACGACGATCTCTACCTGACCCAGGACGGTGCGCCGAACGTGTTGTTCGCGAACCAGTCGGGAACGTGGACGGTGGTCGCTGCGCCGGCCACGCAGGACACGGGACCGAACCACGGAGCCGTGTGGGGTGACTACGACGCCGATGGCGATCCCGACCTGTACCTGGTCGATCACGGCGTTCCGAATCGACTGGTCCGTAACGACCATCCGCTGGGCTTCGCCGACGTGTCGCTGCCCCCGATCGACGACCCCGGTACGGGCAGTTCGGCCTCGTGGGTCGACGCCGACGGAGACGGCTACCTCGAACTAGCGCTGGCGCAGGCCGTCGGGATGCCGAACGCGCTGTACGACTGGAGCGCGCCGTTGAACTTCGTCGACGTCAGCCCTCCAGCGGTGTTCGACCCGGGCGACCAGGTCGCCGTGATCTGGTGCGATGTCGACCTCGACGGGGACCAGGACGCGTACCTGACCTCGGCGAGTGGTCAGCCGAACCGCTTGTGCCGCAACGACGGCGGTCTGTTCTTCGCGAACGTCGCCCAGCCTCCGATCGACACCATCGGCAACAGTTTCGGTGCCGCCTTCGGTGACTACGACAACGACGGCGACTTCGACCTCTTCGTGGTCAACTACGGACAGAGCAACCAGCTCTTCCGCAACGACGGGCCGGGAGTGTGGATCGACGTGTCGTCGGGGCCGATCCCGGCCGGTGGCCTGAGCTGGAACGTGGCGTGGGCCGACTACGACAACGACGCCGACCTCGACTGCTACGTCACCCAGCAAGGCCCGAATCAGTTGCTGCGCAACGACGGAGGCGGCGTGTTCACCGACGTCGCCACCGGCCCCCTCGCCGACACGAACGACACGCGGGGTGCGGCATGGGCCGACTATGACAACGATGGCGAGCTCGATCTGTACCTGGCCAATCACGGCACGGGCAACGTCCTCGTGCGCAACGACCTGAACACCGGCAACCACTGGATCCAGCTCGAGGTCCGGAGTCCGCAGTACGGACTCGCGGTCGGGAGCACGCGGGTGGAGTGCCACGCCGCCGGCCTGGTGCAGGTCCGGGAGGTCGGTGCGGGTTCCGGCTATCTCGGTCAGAACTCGCACGTCGTGCACTTCGGGTTGGGTCCGGTGGCCTCGGTCGACAGCCTGGTCGTGCACGCGGCGACGGGAGCGCATGCGCGGCTGGTCGCGCCTGCGATCGATACCCGTCACACGCTCGGCCTCCCCGTGGTCACGGCCGTGGGCGACGGTCCTCCGCGGCCCGAGCGTCTCGCGCTGCGTGCACCGTCTCCGAATCCCTTCAACCCCCGGACGACGATCCGCTTCGAACTCCCCGCGCCGGCCTCGGTCGACCTGTGGATCGTCGACCTCCGGGGCCGCACGGTGCGGTCGTTGATCCGCGGACAGGGCTTCGAGGCCGGCGTCGTCGAGCGTGTCTGGGACGGTCGTGACGAAGCCGGCCGTCCGGTCGCCTCGGGGAACTACGTGATCGTGCTCGAGGTGGGCATCGAGCGCCTCACCCGCCGCGCGACGCTGGTGCGCTGAACGAACGAGGCCTCCGACCGACGTCGGAGGCCTCGTCGCAATCCGCCCACGGGCACCATCACGGCAGATTGATCAACTGCCGCTCCACGGTGAAGTACACTTCGATCGACGTGTTCCTGAACTGGTCGTCGGTGGTCGTGTAGAACATGGTGAACGTGTGCGGGTTGTTCTCGAAGGCAAAGGGGAAGTCGAAGGTCTTCTCTCCCGACCAACTGCCGCGGCCCGTCTCG
This region includes:
- a CDS encoding FG-GAP-like repeat-containing protein, whose protein sequence is MRRANVGRAGFSCAAVVLFLFCLATLPAHAQYPPPDSYPAELDHVEILFADDTHIRLRDGVVTDLDAPPGDPGLVQLIDDALMMLELDFREWSRLETSVPEATLDIWELEGELASGEDVYNLNNVFRLRFGSPLSTAWDVGLVLEELPFVIAARPVPLPPELPAPDLQSSQGYLQPSTSTPAGIDALHAWSRAGGDGTGITICDLEYSWNTAHVDLSQLASAQINSNVVDPFNDTRHGTAVAGVLAADANGSGVTGIAFGAQLLTCGTNYGLPASWNPGGAMIVALNSLSADDIILIEQQWSYTGNTLNYVPVEWYTSTQPYAQTFNSVYAAIQNAVTNGVHVVEAGGNGGVDTGTLAWLGDSGAIVVGAGGAYTGGTHPNGDRQRLGFSSYGPRFDLQGWGEDVATCAYGDLHNGGTNDDYTAVFDGTSAASPVVAGAMACVLGWYRSNVGGTLSPALLRQTLINTGTPQVIPPAGHIGPRPDVKAAISSLQVQPWVDATSGPLAQAGNSMAVAWADFDGDGDDDLYLTQDGAPNVLFANQSGTWTVVAAPATQDTGPNHGAVWGDYDADGDPDLYLVDHGVPNRLVRNDHPLGFADVSLPPIDDPGTGSSASWVDADGDGYLELALAQAVGMPNALYDWSAPLNFVDVSPPAVFDPGDQVAVIWCDVDLDGDQDAYLTSASGQPNRLCRNDGGLFFANVAQPPIDTIGNSFGAAFGDYDNDGDFDLFVVNYGQSNQLFRNDGPGVWIDVSSGPIPAGGLSWNVAWADYDNDADLDCYVTQQGPNQLLRNDGGGVFTDVATGPLADTNDTRGAAWADYDNDGELDLYLANHGTGNVLVRNDLNTGNHWIQLEVRSPQYGLAVGSTRVECHAAGLVQVREVGAGSGYLGQNSHVVHFGLGPVASVDSLVVHAATGAHARLVAPAIDTRHTLGLPVVTAVGDGPPRPERLALRAPSPNPFNPRTTIRFELPAPASVDLWIVDLRGRTVRSLIRGQGFEAGVVERVWDGRDEAGRPVASGNYVIVLEVGIERLTRRATLVR